Proteins encoded together in one Sinorhizobium meliloti window:
- a CDS encoding ABC transporter permease, which translates to MTDETTHALAYTPEDLPRKESFLKPHRIVLMLLFAALVAAVAVFMRWDWLPRYLPRLGSGILVSLAMLFSTAILGFLLAVPLGLAQVTGPWFFKAPARIFCTVIRGTPLLLQLWLLYYGLGSLFPQFPAIRQSFLWPYLREAWPYGVAALTVSFAAYEGEVMRGAFAGVPSGELEAARAYGMGRWTMFRRIWLPRAIHRALPTLNGETVLQLKSTPLVATITVVDVYAVISKVRQETYLTYEPLLLLAAIYMCLTAILVVAFRYFENRIPTRGA; encoded by the coding sequence ATGACCGACGAAACCACCCACGCGCTCGCATACACGCCGGAAGACCTCCCGAGAAAGGAGAGTTTCCTCAAGCCCCATCGCATCGTGCTGATGCTTCTCTTCGCGGCGCTCGTGGCGGCGGTCGCGGTCTTCATGCGCTGGGACTGGCTGCCGCGCTACCTGCCGAGGCTCGGCTCCGGCATTCTCGTAAGCTTGGCGATGCTCTTCAGCACCGCGATCCTCGGCTTCCTCCTGGCCGTGCCGCTCGGCCTCGCCCAGGTGACCGGCCCCTGGTTCTTCAAGGCTCCAGCCCGCATCTTCTGTACCGTCATCCGCGGTACGCCGCTGCTGCTGCAGCTATGGCTTCTCTATTACGGGCTCGGCTCGCTCTTTCCGCAGTTCCCCGCAATCCGGCAATCCTTTCTCTGGCCGTATCTGCGCGAGGCATGGCCCTATGGCGTAGCGGCGCTCACGGTATCCTTCGCCGCCTATGAGGGCGAGGTCATGCGCGGCGCGTTCGCCGGCGTGCCGTCCGGGGAGCTGGAAGCCGCCCGTGCCTACGGCATGGGCCGCTGGACGATGTTCCGGCGCATCTGGCTGCCGCGGGCGATCCACCGCGCGCTGCCCACCCTCAACGGCGAGACCGTGCTGCAATTGAAATCCACGCCGCTCGTCGCGACAATCACCGTCGTCGACGTCTATGCGGTGATCTCGAAGGTGCGGCAGGAAACCTACCTGACCTATGAGCCGCTCCTGCTGCTCGCGGCGATCTACATGTGCCTGACGGCCATCCTGGTCGTGGCCTTCCGTTACTTCGAAAACCGCATACCCACCCGTGGTGCCTGA
- a CDS encoding ABC transporter permease translates to MLGDSFINWSLLSLSAPGWGGVLLQGFLSSIEIAVGGYALGLALGIGGAFGKLYGGPVLRDLLECYTTVVRAVPELVLILLLYYAGTDLLNQFLGAIGIGAVDISGLVAGIFVIGVVQGAYSTEVLRGAIKAVPAGQIEAARAYGMSPLLVLRRITLPAMLPYAIPGLANLWLIATKDTALLAVVGFSELTLVTRQAAGATKAYLLFFCAAGALYLTLTLVSNVFIGMVERRARRGFAEQR, encoded by the coding sequence GTGCTCGGTGATTCCTTTATCAACTGGAGCCTGCTTTCGCTCTCGGCGCCCGGCTGGGGCGGCGTCCTGCTGCAGGGTTTCCTCAGCTCGATCGAGATCGCAGTCGGCGGCTATGCGCTCGGGCTCGCACTCGGCATCGGCGGGGCCTTCGGCAAGCTCTATGGCGGGCCGGTGCTTCGCGATCTTCTGGAGTGTTACACGACGGTGGTTCGCGCGGTGCCCGAACTGGTACTCATCCTGCTTCTCTACTATGCCGGCACCGATCTTCTGAACCAGTTCCTGGGCGCCATCGGGATCGGAGCCGTCGATATCAGCGGGCTCGTGGCCGGCATCTTCGTGATCGGGGTCGTGCAGGGCGCCTATTCGACGGAGGTGCTTCGCGGAGCGATCAAGGCGGTTCCCGCCGGTCAGATCGAGGCGGCGCGCGCTTACGGCATGTCGCCCCTCCTGGTGCTGCGGCGCATCACGCTTCCGGCGATGCTGCCCTATGCCATCCCCGGGCTTGCCAATCTGTGGCTGATCGCCACCAAGGACACGGCTTTGCTCGCTGTCGTCGGTTTCAGCGAGCTGACGCTGGTCACCCGGCAGGCGGCAGGCGCCACCAAGGCCTATCTCCTCTTCTTCTGCGCCGCCGGCGCGCTCTATCTGACGCTGACGCTCGTTTCCAATGTCTTCATCGGCATGGTCGAACGCCGTGCGCGACGCGGCTTCGCGGAGCAACGATGA
- a CDS encoding transporter substrate-binding domain-containing protein has product MKKTLKLVALAAALAITGAAAASAQQVKVGIAAEPYPPFTSPDASGNWQGWEIEFMKAMCAEAKLDCVVTPVAWDGIIPALTSKKIDMIIGSMSITAERLKTIDFSDKYYNTPTGIIGAKGDDIKPTPEGLAGKTIGVQVSTVHQAYAVKHFAPAGVEVKEYQTQDEANQDLAAGRVDAVQADAIALDAFLKSDQGKQCCDYKGEVAEDVDVIGPGVGVGLRKGETELKEKINAAIKAIRENGTYDAFSKKYFDFDIYGG; this is encoded by the coding sequence ATGAAGAAGACATTGAAACTCGTGGCGCTCGCCGCCGCCCTGGCCATCACGGGTGCGGCCGCCGCCTCGGCCCAACAGGTCAAGGTGGGAATTGCGGCGGAGCCTTATCCGCCCTTCACTTCGCCTGACGCCAGCGGCAACTGGCAAGGCTGGGAGATCGAGTTCATGAAGGCCATGTGCGCCGAGGCCAAGCTCGATTGCGTCGTCACCCCGGTTGCCTGGGACGGCATCATTCCGGCGCTGACCTCCAAGAAGATCGACATGATCATCGGCTCGATGTCGATCACCGCGGAGCGGCTGAAGACCATCGACTTCTCCGACAAGTACTACAATACGCCGACCGGCATCATCGGCGCCAAGGGCGACGACATCAAGCCGACGCCGGAGGGTCTCGCCGGCAAGACGATCGGGGTGCAGGTGTCGACCGTGCACCAGGCCTATGCCGTGAAACACTTTGCGCCGGCCGGCGTCGAGGTGAAGGAATATCAGACGCAGGACGAGGCGAACCAGGATCTCGCCGCCGGCCGCGTCGATGCCGTCCAGGCTGACGCGATCGCCCTCGATGCCTTCCTGAAAAGCGACCAGGGCAAGCAGTGTTGCGATTACAAGGGCGAGGTCGCCGAGGACGTCGACGTCATCGGGCCGGGCGTCGGCGTAGGCTTGCGCAAGGGAGAGACGGAACTGAAGGAAAAGATCAACGCGGCGATCAAGGCGATCCGCGAGAACGGCACCTACGACGCCTTCTCGAAGAAATACTTCGACTTCGACATCTACGGCGGATAA
- a CDS encoding ABC transporter ATP-binding protein: MTDAAQAIAVTDLHKRFGPLEVLKGVSLSAQQGDVIAIIGGSGSGKSTLLRCINMLELPSTGQISVHGEEIRMKPDGHGGLMPADRKQVQRIRTQLGMVFQSFNLWQHMTILQNVIEAPVHVLGKTKAEAVETAEALLRRVGLYEKRDAYPAFLSGGQQQRAAIARALAIQPLVMLFDEPTSALDPELVGEVLSVIGDLAREKRTMVLVTHEMKFARDVATHIVFLHNGVIEEQGPPEAIFGAPKSERLKKFISSIH; the protein is encoded by the coding sequence ATGACGGATGCGGCCCAGGCAATCGCGGTTACCGACCTCCACAAGCGTTTCGGGCCATTGGAAGTGCTGAAGGGCGTATCGCTGAGCGCGCAGCAGGGCGACGTCATCGCGATCATCGGCGGCAGCGGTTCCGGCAAATCCACGCTTCTCCGTTGCATCAACATGTTGGAACTGCCCTCGACCGGCCAGATCAGCGTGCACGGAGAAGAGATCCGCATGAAGCCGGACGGACACGGCGGATTGATGCCGGCCGACCGCAAGCAGGTCCAGCGGATCCGCACCCAGCTCGGCATGGTTTTCCAAAGCTTCAATCTCTGGCAGCACATGACAATTCTCCAGAATGTCATCGAGGCGCCGGTGCACGTACTCGGCAAAACGAAGGCCGAAGCGGTTGAGACGGCCGAGGCGCTGCTCCGCCGGGTCGGCCTTTACGAGAAGCGGGATGCCTATCCGGCTTTCCTGTCCGGCGGTCAGCAGCAACGCGCCGCCATTGCCCGGGCGCTTGCGATCCAGCCGCTGGTCATGCTCTTCGACGAGCCGACCTCTGCGCTCGATCCGGAACTCGTCGGCGAAGTGCTTTCGGTCATCGGCGATCTGGCGCGGGAAAAGCGGACGATGGTGCTCGTGACCCATGAGATGAAATTCGCGCGTGACGTCGCCACGCACATCGTTTTCCTGCACAACGGCGTGATCGAGGAACAGGGTCCGCCAGAGGCGATCTTCGGCGCTCCGAAATCCGAAAGGCTCAAGAAGTTCATCAGCTCCATTCACTGA
- a CDS encoding TetR family transcriptional regulator C-terminal domain-containing protein, with protein sequence MNRRSFYRAPEGERRQELIEATLDCISEFGLKGATVRQIAVRAGVTAGLVRHYFESKDQMVAEAYRAVIASLTEKAKNVEGDPATRLKDFIAINLTEPVADSRSISLWAAFISQVRVDPVLAEIHRDGYLAFRNALQELLSDFLAAKGRPAGPEECRRYAIAINGLVDGLWVEGCLAGDLFREGELVGIAMASVEALLGLRIEK encoded by the coding sequence GTGAACCGGCGCAGCTTCTATCGCGCCCCCGAGGGCGAGCGGCGCCAGGAACTGATCGAAGCGACGCTGGACTGCATCTCGGAATTCGGCCTCAAGGGTGCGACCGTGCGCCAGATCGCCGTTCGCGCCGGCGTTACCGCAGGGCTCGTCCGTCATTATTTCGAATCCAAAGACCAGATGGTTGCGGAGGCATACCGCGCCGTCATCGCCTCTCTCACGGAGAAGGCGAAGAACGTCGAGGGCGATCCGGCGACGCGTCTCAAGGATTTCATCGCCATCAATCTGACCGAACCGGTCGCCGACAGCCGCAGCATCTCGCTCTGGGCCGCTTTCATCAGCCAGGTGCGGGTCGATCCGGTGCTCGCGGAAATCCATCGCGACGGCTACCTCGCCTTCCGCAACGCGTTGCAGGAGTTGCTCAGCGATTTTCTTGCGGCCAAGGGCCGGCCCGCCGGTCCCGAGGAGTGCCGCCGCTACGCAATCGCGATCAACGGCCTCGTGGACGGGCTATGGGTCGAAGGCTGTCTCGCCGGAGATCTCTTTCGCGAGGGCGAACTGGTCGGCATCGCCATGGCCTCGGTCGAAGCCCTGCTCGGTCTTCGGATCGAAAAATAG
- a CDS encoding pyridoxal phosphate-dependent aminotransferase has protein sequence MRYASITSRLAELGSGKWTLHTRARQLKASGAELIELTIGEPDLPPDRALLEECQRAMNAGRYRYSNGRGEPAVVAALTEKYRRRRAAVTAENILCFPGTQTALFAVMFALAETGDGVLVGDPLYATYEGVIRSTGAHPVFVPLDPENGFHMRAEDLENAVTPECRVLLLNTPHNPTGAVLTAEEIAAIGEVARRHDLWIVCDEVYEELVFDALFASPFDNPDLAERTVVVSSISKSHAAPGFRSGWAVGPAEFTERLLPISETMLFGQQPFIADMTAYALTHDIDTARQMRKSYSRRARRIIDGLAGASGVSVLPPEAGMFALIDVSGTGLSGEAFAWALLEEEGVAVMPGSSFGDKARNFLRVSLTVPDAAIEEACRRIAALAERCTTRKERRA, from the coding sequence TTGCGCTACGCGTCGATCACATCACGTCTTGCCGAGCTCGGTTCCGGCAAATGGACGCTGCACACCCGCGCACGTCAGCTGAAAGCGAGTGGCGCCGAGCTCATCGAGCTCACAATCGGCGAACCGGATCTGCCGCCTGACCGCGCGCTTCTGGAAGAGTGCCAGCGGGCGATGAATGCGGGGCGCTACCGCTATTCAAACGGCCGCGGAGAGCCGGCGGTCGTGGCGGCGCTTACCGAAAAATACCGTCGCCGCCGTGCCGCCGTGACCGCGGAGAACATTCTTTGCTTCCCGGGAACGCAGACGGCGCTCTTTGCCGTGATGTTCGCGCTTGCCGAGACGGGCGACGGCGTGCTCGTCGGAGACCCCCTGTACGCGACCTATGAAGGCGTAATCCGGTCCACGGGGGCCCATCCGGTATTCGTACCGCTTGACCCGGAAAACGGCTTCCACATGCGGGCGGAGGATCTGGAAAATGCGGTCACGCCCGAATGCCGCGTGCTGCTCCTCAATACGCCGCACAACCCCACCGGCGCCGTTTTGACGGCGGAAGAGATTGCGGCGATCGGTGAAGTCGCGCGCCGTCACGATCTCTGGATCGTCTGCGACGAGGTCTATGAGGAGCTCGTCTTCGATGCGCTCTTCGCTTCGCCGTTCGACAATCCCGATCTTGCCGAACGCACCGTGGTCGTCTCGTCCATTTCGAAGTCGCATGCAGCACCCGGCTTTCGCAGCGGCTGGGCCGTCGGCCCGGCCGAGTTCACCGAGCGCCTGCTGCCGATCTCCGAGACCATGCTTTTCGGCCAGCAGCCGTTCATCGCCGATATGACCGCTTACGCGCTGACGCATGACATCGATACGGCGAGGCAGATGCGGAAATCCTACAGCCGGCGTGCCCGGCGGATCATCGACGGTCTTGCGGGGGCGTCCGGGGTTTCGGTGCTGCCGCCGGAGGCGGGTATGTTTGCGCTGATCGACGTCTCCGGCACGGGCCTCTCCGGCGAAGCCTTCGCCTGGGCGCTCCTGGAAGAGGAGGGAGTTGCGGTCATGCCGGGGTCGTCCTTCGGCGACAAGGCACGCAACTTTCTGCGCGTGAGCCTCACCGTTCCGGATGCCGCCATCGAGGAGGCCTGCCGCCGCATCGCCGCACTGGCCGAACGCTGCACCACCCGCAAGGAGCGCCGCGCATGA
- a CDS encoding 5-guanidino-2-oxopentanoate decarboxylase: MTVESKTVGETLVDLLEANGVEVVFGIPGVHTVELYRGLAASNIRHVTPRHEQGAGFMADGYARVSGKPGVALVITGPGVTNTITAMAQARQDSIPMLVISGVNRRDSLGHGRGLLHELPDQNGMMKTLALYSHTLLNPADLPLVVDRAFAVLLSGRPGPVHIEIPTDVMALKIEGRAAKPAAATRPRSDSETLQRAAILCAEAVRPVILCGGGALTAEAEVRELAERIGAPVVTTVNARGMLAGHPLRVPASPSLKAIRELLREADLVLALGTEMGQTDYDLYADGGFPLLKNLIRTDIDAAQLARGPQAALSILSGAKAATAGILGFLPDHASAKNGASRAEAARKQALKELTPKMLAEIGVVEAIYRTLPDCTIVGDSTQAVYAGNLYCDAPRQRAWFNSATGYGSLGYAPPAAVGAAVADRGRPVICLVGDGGFQFSLAEIGSAVDAHARVVFLVWNNDGYREIESYMVESGITPEGVKPSAPDFLLTAKAYGLPAERLATVKDLPRALADAASRPGPSLIEIHQERTAGATA; encoded by the coding sequence ATGACAGTCGAATCGAAAACCGTCGGCGAGACCCTTGTCGATCTCCTGGAGGCAAACGGAGTGGAGGTCGTATTCGGCATTCCGGGCGTGCATACGGTCGAACTTTACCGGGGCCTTGCCGCATCGAATATTCGCCACGTCACGCCGCGCCACGAACAGGGTGCGGGCTTCATGGCCGACGGTTATGCACGCGTCAGCGGCAAGCCTGGCGTGGCCCTCGTGATCACCGGTCCGGGCGTTACCAATACGATCACCGCCATGGCGCAAGCCCGGCAGGACTCGATCCCGATGCTCGTGATCTCCGGCGTCAACCGCCGGGATTCCCTCGGGCATGGCCGGGGGCTGCTGCACGAGCTGCCCGATCAAAATGGAATGATGAAGACGCTGGCGCTCTATTCGCACACGCTTCTCAACCCCGCCGATCTGCCGCTCGTCGTCGACCGCGCCTTTGCCGTGCTGCTTTCCGGCCGGCCGGGCCCGGTCCATATCGAAATCCCGACCGACGTGATGGCCCTGAAGATCGAGGGTCGTGCGGCAAAGCCGGCGGCGGCGACCCGCCCGCGCTCCGACAGCGAAACGCTGCAAAGGGCGGCGATCCTCTGCGCCGAAGCCGTCCGGCCCGTCATTCTGTGCGGCGGCGGCGCCCTGACGGCGGAAGCCGAAGTGCGGGAACTCGCCGAGCGGATCGGTGCGCCGGTGGTCACGACGGTCAACGCCCGCGGCATGCTTGCCGGCCATCCGCTCCGGGTACCGGCAAGCCCGAGCCTCAAGGCTATACGCGAGCTGTTGCGGGAGGCGGACCTCGTGCTGGCGCTCGGCACCGAAATGGGCCAGACCGATTACGATCTCTATGCGGATGGTGGCTTTCCGCTGCTGAAGAACCTCATTCGCACCGACATCGATGCGGCGCAGCTCGCGCGCGGACCTCAGGCAGCACTTTCGATCCTCTCCGGCGCGAAGGCTGCGACTGCGGGCATTCTGGGCTTCCTGCCGGACCATGCGTCAGCGAAGAATGGAGCCTCGCGGGCGGAGGCCGCGCGCAAGCAGGCGCTGAAGGAGCTGACACCGAAAATGCTTGCGGAAATCGGCGTCGTCGAGGCGATCTACCGGACGCTCCCCGACTGCACCATCGTCGGGGACTCGACCCAGGCCGTCTATGCCGGCAACCTCTATTGCGACGCACCGCGGCAAAGGGCGTGGTTCAATTCGGCGACGGGCTACGGCTCGCTCGGCTATGCGCCTCCCGCCGCGGTAGGCGCTGCGGTCGCCGATCGGGGGCGGCCGGTCATATGCCTCGTCGGCGATGGCGGGTTCCAGTTTTCTCTGGCTGAGATCGGTTCGGCGGTGGATGCGCATGCCAGGGTCGTCTTCCTCGTCTGGAACAATGACGGATACCGGGAAATCGAGTCCTACATGGTCGAATCGGGGATCACGCCGGAGGGCGTAAAACCTTCCGCGCCCGATTTCCTGCTGACCGCCAAAGCCTACGGACTGCCTGCAGAGCGGCTGGCGACCGTGAAGGATTTGCCGCGCGCTCTCGCCGATGCGGCGTCGCGCCCGGGGCCTTCGCTCATCGAAATCCACCAGGAGAGAACCGCCGGCGCTACAGCGTGA
- the secD gene encoding protein translocase subunit SecD, with translation MRTSRWAVLAYVAIIIFGCLAALPSVLTPAMREQVASVLPFKPVTLGLDLRGGSHLVLEVDGAGLQKARLNSLLDDTRRVLRGERVSASSARISGNSVTVSIPDAQDREKVLPKLQELATPVSTVGFAAPAPEVEVTTAGDVITLAMTEAGLADRMTKAVEQSLEIIRNRVDQVGVAEPLIQRIGSNRILVQLPGLQDPTHLRELLGSTAQMSFHMLDQAVDVTQPAPRGVDILPGANDGNRYPVESRVAISGERLDDAKVGFDQRTNQPVVDFSFDSLGARQFADITRENVGRPFAIVLDGKVLTAPVINEPILGGRGQISGSFTVEEATVLSALLRSGALPAPLTIIEERSVGPNLGSDSIRMGLYTGLAGFGLVVVLMVVLYGAWGMIANVGLVLHTIMTIGVLGLIGSTLTLPGIAGIILGIGMAVDANILINARIREETEAGAGAMKALDIGFNKAYATIIDSNVTTLAGTVLLFWFGSGPVKGFAVTMMLGIGISMFTSVTVVRLLMREVVVRRKMKKLEIPSLFGKVPQLPNFSFMKGRFLAIGFSAFLSISSVILFFTPGLNYGIDFIGGIQVEAVSKEKINLPTLRQSLEELNLGEVALQDFGGGQSVLIRVQRQPGGEQAQTVALNKIKDAVTTAIPGASMERTEVVGPTVSGELARSGFLAVALAMLAILLYIWFRFEWHFAVGAIAVLLLDITKTVGFFALTGIDFNLTAIAALLTMIGYSVNDKVVVYDRMRENLRKYKSMPFSDLIDMSINQVIARCIFTSAATALSLVPMAIWGGEAVQSFAWPMIFGVIVATTSSIYIGGPILLFLSRWWKEREAARSTGQQAETPTA, from the coding sequence ATGCGTACATCCAGATGGGCGGTCCTCGCCTATGTCGCGATCATCATTTTCGGATGCCTTGCGGCGTTGCCGAGCGTTTTGACGCCGGCCATGAGGGAGCAGGTCGCTTCCGTTCTTCCGTTCAAGCCGGTCACGCTCGGCCTCGATCTGAGGGGCGGTTCGCACCTCGTTCTCGAAGTGGACGGGGCGGGGCTGCAGAAGGCTCGCCTCAACTCGCTTCTCGACGATACCCGTCGCGTCCTGCGCGGTGAGCGCGTCTCCGCCTCCTCTGCGCGTATCAGCGGCAACAGCGTGACCGTAAGCATCCCCGATGCTCAGGACCGGGAAAAGGTTCTGCCGAAGCTGCAGGAACTGGCGACGCCCGTGAGCACTGTGGGTTTTGCCGCCCCCGCTCCCGAGGTCGAGGTAACGACGGCGGGCGATGTCATCACCCTGGCCATGACCGAGGCGGGTCTTGCCGACCGCATGACCAAGGCGGTCGAGCAGAGCCTGGAAATCATCCGCAACCGCGTCGACCAGGTCGGCGTCGCCGAGCCGCTGATCCAGCGCATCGGTTCCAACCGCATTCTCGTCCAGCTGCCCGGTCTCCAGGATCCGACTCACCTGCGTGAGCTTCTGGGTTCGACGGCACAGATGAGCTTCCACATGCTCGACCAGGCCGTCGACGTCACGCAGCCGGCGCCACGCGGGGTCGACATTCTGCCGGGCGCCAATGACGGCAACCGCTATCCGGTCGAAAGCCGCGTCGCCATTTCCGGCGAGCGCCTGGACGACGCCAAGGTCGGCTTCGATCAGCGAACCAACCAGCCGGTCGTCGATTTCAGCTTCGACTCGCTCGGCGCCCGCCAGTTCGCCGACATCACCCGCGAAAACGTCGGCCGGCCGTTTGCGATCGTGCTCGACGGCAAGGTTCTGACGGCACCGGTCATCAACGAGCCCATTCTCGGTGGCCGCGGCCAGATCAGCGGCAGCTTCACGGTCGAGGAGGCGACGGTTCTTTCCGCGCTCCTGCGCTCCGGTGCGCTGCCGGCACCGCTGACGATCATCGAAGAGCGCTCGGTCGGTCCGAATCTGGGCAGCGACTCGATTCGCATGGGCCTCTATACAGGTCTCGCCGGTTTCGGCCTCGTCGTGGTCCTCATGGTCGTGCTCTACGGCGCCTGGGGTATGATCGCCAATGTGGGTCTGGTTCTGCACACGATCATGACGATCGGCGTTCTCGGCCTGATCGGGTCGACGCTGACCTTGCCAGGTATCGCCGGTATCATTCTCGGCATCGGCATGGCCGTGGACGCTAACATCCTGATCAATGCGCGCATCCGCGAAGAGACCGAGGCGGGCGCCGGAGCGATGAAGGCGCTGGATATCGGCTTCAACAAGGCTTATGCGACGATCATCGACTCCAACGTCACCACGCTTGCGGGCACTGTGCTTCTCTTCTGGTTCGGCAGCGGGCCGGTGAAAGGCTTTGCCGTCACCATGATGCTGGGCATCGGCATTTCGATGTTCACATCCGTTACGGTCGTGCGCCTGCTGATGCGCGAGGTCGTCGTGCGCCGCAAGATGAAGAAGCTGGAAATCCCGTCGCTTTTTGGCAAGGTGCCGCAGCTGCCCAACTTCTCCTTCATGAAGGGCCGCTTCCTCGCGATCGGCTTCTCGGCATTCCTGTCGATCAGCTCCGTCATCCTGTTCTTCACGCCGGGTCTCAACTACGGCATCGATTTCATCGGCGGCATTCAGGTCGAGGCGGTTTCGAAAGAGAAGATCAATCTGCCGACGCTGCGTCAAAGCCTCGAGGAGCTCAATCTCGGCGAGGTGGCGCTCCAGGACTTCGGCGGCGGCCAATCGGTGCTGATCCGCGTGCAGCGGCAGCCGGGCGGCGAGCAGGCGCAGACGGTGGCATTGAACAAGATCAAGGATGCGGTGACGACCGCCATCCCCGGTGCCAGCATGGAGCGGACCGAGGTCGTCGGTCCGACGGTCAGCGGCGAATTGGCGCGCTCCGGCTTCCTCGCCGTCGCTCTCGCCATGTTGGCGATCCTGCTCTACATCTGGTTCCGCTTCGAATGGCACTTCGCCGTCGGCGCCATCGCCGTGCTCTTGCTCGACATCACCAAGACCGTCGGGTTCTTCGCGCTTACGGGCATCGACTTCAACCTGACCGCGATCGCAGCGCTGCTCACGATGATCGGCTATTCGGTGAACGACAAGGTCGTGGTCTACGACCGCATGCGCGAAAACCTGCGCAAGTACAAATCGATGCCGTTCTCCGATCTCATCGACATGAGCATCAACCAGGTGATCGCGCGATGCATCTTCACCTCGGCTGCAACGGCGCTTTCCCTGGTGCCGATGGCGATCTGGGGCGGCGAGGCGGTGCAGAGCTTCGCATGGCCGATGATCTTCGGCGTCATCGTCGCGACGACCTCGTCCATCTATATCGGCGGCCCGATCCTGCTGTTCCTGAGCCGCTGGTGGAAGGAGCGGGAAGCCGCTCGTTCCACCGGGCAGCAGGCGGAAACGCCGACGGCCTGA
- a CDS encoding RrF2 family transcriptional regulator — protein MLTKKGKYGLKALVDLARLPPGQTAFITEIAQRNNIPKKFLDTILLELRNAGVLRSKKGPGGGYSLSRPASEIRIGHVIRTLDGPLAPIRCASRTAYEMCDDCNDPETCRVRISMTSVRDAMSSILDSMTLAEFAAGGVLPPETSAEKRIG, from the coding sequence ATGCTGACGAAGAAGGGAAAATACGGACTGAAAGCATTGGTCGACCTGGCACGGCTTCCACCCGGGCAGACTGCCTTCATCACCGAAATCGCGCAGCGCAACAACATTCCGAAGAAGTTTTTAGACACCATACTCCTGGAACTGCGCAACGCCGGCGTGCTGCGCTCGAAGAAAGGACCGGGCGGCGGTTATTCCCTGTCGCGACCGGCCTCCGAGATTCGCATCGGCCATGTCATAAGGACGCTCGACGGCCCGCTGGCGCCGATACGCTGCGCCAGTCGCACGGCCTATGAAATGTGCGATGACTGCAACGATCCGGAGACCTGCCGGGTGCGCATCTCGATGACATCGGTGCGTGACGCGATGTCGTCCATCCTCGATTCGATGACGCTCGCCGAGTTTGCCGCCGGCGGAGTCCTCCCCCCCGAGACCTCGGCCGAAAAGCGCATCGGCTGA
- a CDS encoding KpsF/GutQ family sugar-phosphate isomerase — protein MMGVRHATADAHAGGTVLESIGRTLTTASNGIKALADHLTGDQAFAAALVDAVELMGDGDGRVVVSGVGKSGHIGRKIAATLASTGTSAYFVHPTEASHGDLGMITARDALVLLSWSGETAELANMLTYAKRFKVPIVSISSNRESTLARNSEIALVLPKVPEACPHGLAPTTSAMLQLAVGDALAIALLERRGFSAEDFKTFHPGGKLGAQLRLVQELAHGTGQMPLLSVGRPMSEAVIEMSAKGFGVVGIKDESGKLVGVITDGDLRRHMTGDLLAQPVEEVMSRNPRVIKGDVLASAAMEFMQDHKVTVLFLVDEAGAPAGILHIHDLLRAGVA, from the coding sequence ATGATGGGTGTGAGACACGCGACGGCGGATGCGCATGCCGGTGGCACCGTGCTGGAGTCGATCGGGAGGACGCTGACGACTGCCTCGAACGGCATCAAGGCCCTTGCAGACCATCTGACCGGTGACCAAGCCTTCGCGGCCGCCCTCGTCGATGCGGTCGAACTGATGGGCGACGGCGATGGCCGGGTCGTCGTTTCCGGGGTCGGCAAGAGCGGGCATATCGGCCGTAAGATTGCAGCCACGCTCGCATCCACCGGCACCTCGGCCTATTTCGTCCATCCGACCGAGGCAAGCCACGGCGACCTCGGCATGATCACCGCCCGGGATGCGCTGGTGCTGCTCTCCTGGTCGGGCGAAACGGCGGAACTCGCCAACATGCTGACCTACGCCAAGCGCTTCAAAGTGCCGATCGTCTCGATCTCCTCGAACCGCGAGAGCACGCTTGCACGCAATTCCGAGATCGCCCTCGTGCTGCCGAAGGTGCCGGAGGCCTGTCCGCACGGCCTGGCGCCGACGACCTCGGCCATGCTGCAGCTTGCCGTCGGCGATGCTCTGGCGATCGCGCTCCTGGAGCGGCGCGGCTTCTCGGCCGAGGATTTCAAGACCTTCCACCCCGGCGGCAAGCTGGGCGCGCAGCTGCGTCTGGTTCAGGAGCTGGCGCATGGCACCGGACAGATGCCGCTGCTCTCCGTAGGTCGCCCGATGAGCGAGGCGGTCATCGAAATGTCGGCCAAGGGCTTCGGCGTCGTCGGCATAAAAGATGAAAGCGGCAAGCTGGTCGGCGTCATCACCGACGGCGACCTGCGCCGTCACATGACGGGCGACCTCCTGGCGCAACCGGTCGAAGAGGTGATGTCGCGCAATCCGCGGGTGATCAAGGGTGACGTCCTTGCCAGCGCCGCCATGGAATTCATGCAGGACCACAAGGTCACCGTGCTGTTCCTCGTCGACGAAGCGGGCGCACCGGCCGGCATCCTGCACATTCACGATCTGCTGCGCGCCGGCGTCGCCTGA